Proteins found in one Litorihabitans aurantiacus genomic segment:
- a CDS encoding arsenic resistance protein, which translates to MDQAAPVTPPLVAWWDRRQVPLYLAAIGAGALVGLAWPGVAPLLEHAVEPVLGLLLLATFLGVPMAEVGRGLRDARFLGVVVAANFVAVPLLAWGLSRFVADDRALLLGVLLVLLTPCVDYVIVFTGLAGGARARLLAAAPLLMLLQLALLPLFLRVFAGGDVVALIEVGPFVRAFIVLIALPLGAAALIQALARRRGAAGRVGRRIENGAATGMVPLMMATLAVVVGSQIAAVGDELAALVRVVPLYVAFVVVAVALGIAVGRLARLDVPATRAVAFSTATRNSLVVLPLALALPAPLALAPLAVVTQTLVELVAMVVLVRLLPRLVPHRA; encoded by the coding sequence GTGGATCAGGCCGCCCCCGTGACGCCGCCCCTCGTCGCGTGGTGGGACCGCCGCCAGGTCCCCCTGTACCTCGCGGCCATCGGCGCGGGTGCGCTCGTGGGCCTGGCGTGGCCCGGCGTCGCACCCCTGCTCGAGCACGCCGTCGAACCCGTGCTGGGCCTCCTGCTGCTGGCGACGTTCCTCGGGGTCCCGATGGCCGAGGTCGGGCGCGGGCTGCGGGACGCGCGGTTCCTGGGGGTCGTGGTCGCCGCGAACTTCGTCGCCGTGCCCCTGCTGGCGTGGGGGCTGTCGCGGTTCGTGGCCGACGACCGGGCGCTGCTGCTCGGCGTCCTGCTCGTGCTGCTGACCCCGTGCGTCGACTACGTGATCGTCTTCACCGGCCTCGCGGGCGGTGCGCGAGCCAGGCTGCTGGCCGCGGCGCCGCTGCTGATGCTGCTGCAGCTCGCGCTCCTCCCGCTGTTCCTGCGGGTGTTCGCAGGTGGCGACGTCGTCGCCCTGATCGAGGTCGGGCCGTTCGTCCGGGCGTTCATCGTGCTGATCGCCCTGCCGCTCGGGGCCGCCGCCCTGATCCAGGCCCTGGCTCGACGGCGCGGCGCGGCCGGGCGCGTCGGTCGGCGGATCGAGAACGGCGCGGCCACCGGGATGGTCCCGCTGATGATGGCGACGCTCGCGGTGGTCGTCGGGTCGCAGATCGCCGCCGTGGGCGACGAGCTCGCGGCGCTCGTGCGGGTCGTCCCGCTCTACGTCGCCTTCGTGGTCGTCGCGGTCGCCCTGGGGATCGCGGTGGGCCGGCTCGCGCGGCTCGACGTCCCCGCCACGCGCGCCGTCGCGTTCTCGACGGCGACGCGCAACTCCCTGGTCGTCCTCCCGCTCGCCCTGGCGCTGCCGGCGCCGCTCGCGCTGGCGCCGCTCGCCGTCGTCACCCAGACGCTGGTCGAGCTCGTGGCGATGGTCGTGCTCGTGCGGCTCCTGCCGCGCCTCGTGCCGCACCGCGCGTGA
- a CDS encoding ABC transporter substrate-binding protein — translation MRRHAPVIALSTLALVLSACSGGGNDETVAPVGTGVDGGTLVYATGDAEPTCLDPHVGGNYPQALISTQYLEPLVGRDADGTITPWLASDWSVSEDGLTWDFTLPADRTFTDGTPVDAAAVKANVEHLQDPDTASSTGFLAVAKVREVEVVDTTTARFHLTAPDSALLESMSQQWTAIQSPAGIARGQEANCAAPIGTGPFVVENWVPQQQVDLVRNDDHVAPDGEPAPAILDGITWRFLPDAATRYAALQSGQVNVIDNPQPDAIVAAEGTDITHVDAPRPGSVNRIELNTAQAPFDDAAVREAFIRSANPEPGIETLFAGVTAPSYSPLASVEPTAYSDESLFGYDLQAAEALLDGAGWSERDAEGYRVRDGERLTVRFPVSTNQSVAAEQSLFEQIQASTDEAGFEVVLEPMDLSAWYGALAANEYEAVSAPYTKVGPDVLRILYHSDSTQPAPSGYFANHVQVKDPELDALLDAASASQDEAERTDLYAQAQAIVLEGYYILPLYDQQNHFLTRGVTGVETLGTVSTPTFAGAALTSS, via the coding sequence GTGCGCCGCCACGCCCCCGTCATCGCCCTCAGCACCCTCGCCCTCGTCCTGTCCGCCTGCAGCGGCGGAGGGAACGACGAGACCGTCGCCCCCGTCGGAACGGGCGTCGACGGCGGCACGCTCGTCTACGCCACGGGTGACGCCGAACCCACCTGCCTCGACCCGCACGTGGGCGGCAACTACCCCCAGGCGCTGATCTCCACGCAGTACCTCGAGCCACTCGTCGGGCGGGACGCCGACGGCACGATCACGCCGTGGCTCGCGAGCGACTGGTCCGTCAGCGAGGACGGCCTGACCTGGGACTTCACCCTCCCCGCGGACCGCACGTTCACCGACGGCACCCCCGTGGACGCGGCCGCGGTGAAGGCGAACGTCGAGCACCTCCAGGATCCCGACACCGCCTCCTCCACGGGCTTCCTCGCCGTCGCCAAGGTCCGCGAGGTCGAGGTGGTCGACACGACCACGGCGCGCTTCCACCTCACCGCACCGGACTCGGCGCTGCTGGAGTCGATGTCGCAGCAGTGGACGGCGATCCAGTCGCCCGCGGGCATCGCGCGCGGCCAGGAGGCCAACTGCGCGGCCCCGATCGGGACGGGCCCCTTCGTCGTGGAGAACTGGGTGCCGCAACAGCAGGTCGACCTCGTGCGCAACGACGACCACGTGGCCCCCGACGGCGAGCCCGCCCCCGCGATCCTGGACGGCATCACCTGGCGCTTCCTGCCGGACGCCGCCACGCGCTACGCCGCGCTGCAGTCGGGTCAGGTGAACGTCATCGACAACCCGCAGCCCGACGCGATCGTGGCCGCCGAGGGCACCGACATCACCCACGTCGACGCGCCGCGGCCTGGCAGCGTCAACCGCATCGAGCTCAACACCGCCCAGGCGCCGTTCGACGACGCCGCCGTGCGCGAGGCGTTCATCCGCTCCGCGAACCCGGAGCCCGGGATCGAGACGCTCTTCGCGGGGGTGACCGCGCCGTCCTACTCCCCGCTCGCCTCGGTGGAGCCGACCGCCTACTCCGACGAGAGCCTCTTCGGCTACGACCTCCAGGCGGCCGAGGCGCTCCTGGACGGTGCCGGCTGGAGCGAGCGCGACGCCGAGGGCTACCGCGTGCGCGACGGCGAGCGCCTCACCGTCCGCTTCCCCGTGAGCACGAACCAGTCGGTGGCGGCCGAGCAGTCGCTGTTCGAGCAGATCCAGGCGAGCACGGACGAGGCGGGCTTCGAGGTCGTGCTCGAGCCGATGGACCTGTCCGCCTGGTACGGCGCTCTCGCCGCCAACGAGTACGAAGCCGTCAGCGCGCCCTACACGAAGGTCGGCCCGGACGTGCTGCGGATCCTGTACCACTCCGACTCGACGCAGCCCGCGCCGTCGGGCTACTTCGCCAACCACGTCCAGGTGAAGGACCCGGAGCTGGACGCGCTGCTGGACGCCGCCTCCGCCAGCCAGGACGAGGCCGAGCGGACCGACCTGTACGCGCAGGCCCAGGCCATCGTGCTGGAGGGCTACTACATCCTCCCGCTCTACGACCAGCAGAACCACTTCCTCACCCGCGGGGTCACGGGGGTCGAGACGCTGGGGACGGTCTCGACGCCGACGTTCGCGGGCGCCGCACTGACGAGTTCCTGA
- a CDS encoding heparan-alpha-glucosaminide N-acetyltransferase domain-containing protein, whose translation MSAPQFPPGTPLPATASVPGVAPAPTPGSAPGPAGSPATSALPGRVEPRRRLGGVDVARSIAVLGMLVAHLGTGHDARGGGWGEQWMWIFDGRSSALFATLAGVSLALLSRSTAREDRPGWRVLRARIAVRSLLLLGLGLVLQLLGTPVVVILTIYAVLFLLALPLLRLGNGWLLGLAALAITLGPVVVHGLRQSFTGGVQPTVIYLWEGPVVGELVLGYYPAIVWMAYVLVGIVVGRGALASRRYAAGLVGVGVVLAASAYGLGAALASGERSGPFDPLFWPDVLVSIEPHSDSGLEVTGNIGVALAVIGVCLLATSIRAGDLALAPLAALGSMSLTIYSIQLVVIAILGENAVYYPESNVPLVALAAASIAFAWAWRLTLGQGPLERLLKLTSVAATRGMTR comes from the coding sequence ATGAGCGCACCGCAGTTCCCCCCGGGGACTCCCCTGCCCGCGACGGCGTCCGTGCCCGGCGTCGCCCCCGCGCCGACCCCCGGCTCGGCCCCGGGCCCGGCCGGCAGCCCGGCGACGTCGGCGCTTCCCGGTCGCGTCGAACCCCGCCGCCGGCTCGGCGGCGTCGACGTCGCGCGCTCGATCGCCGTCCTCGGCATGCTCGTGGCACACCTCGGCACCGGCCACGACGCCCGCGGCGGCGGCTGGGGCGAGCAGTGGATGTGGATCTTCGACGGCCGCTCCTCCGCCCTGTTCGCGACGCTCGCCGGTGTCAGCCTCGCCCTGCTGTCGCGCTCGACGGCGCGCGAGGACCGCCCGGGCTGGCGCGTGCTGCGGGCCCGGATCGCCGTCCGCAGCCTGCTGCTCCTGGGGCTCGGTCTCGTGCTGCAGCTGCTGGGGACGCCCGTCGTCGTCATCCTCACGATCTACGCCGTGCTGTTCCTGCTCGCCCTGCCGCTCCTGCGCCTGGGGAACGGGTGGCTCCTCGGCCTGGCCGCCCTGGCAATCACGCTGGGCCCCGTGGTCGTGCACGGTCTGCGGCAGTCCTTCACCGGGGGCGTCCAGCCGACCGTGATCTACCTGTGGGAGGGCCCGGTCGTCGGTGAGCTGGTGCTCGGCTACTACCCCGCGATCGTGTGGATGGCCTACGTCCTGGTCGGGATCGTCGTCGGCCGCGGCGCGCTCGCCTCGCGCCGCTACGCCGCCGGGCTCGTCGGCGTCGGCGTGGTCCTCGCCGCGAGCGCCTACGGTCTCGGCGCCGCGCTCGCCAGTGGTGAGCGGTCCGGGCCGTTCGATCCCCTGTTCTGGCCCGACGTGCTGGTCTCGATCGAACCGCACTCCGACTCCGGCCTCGAGGTGACGGGCAACATCGGGGTGGCGCTCGCCGTCATCGGCGTGTGCCTCCTCGCGACGTCGATCCGCGCCGGCGACCTCGCCCTCGCCCCGCTCGCGGCCCTCGGCTCGATGTCGCTGACGATCTACTCGATCCAGCTCGTCGTCATCGCGATCCTGGGCGAGAACGCCGTCTACTACCCGGAGTCCAACGTGCCGCTGGTCGCGCTCGCGGCGGCGTCGATCGCGTTCGCCTGGGCCTGGCGCCTCACCCTCGGCCAGGGTCCGCTGGAGCGGCTGCTCAAGCTCACCTCGGTCGCCGCGACGCGGGGGATGACGAGGTGA
- a CDS encoding class I SAM-dependent methyltransferase produces MSRYIHGHAESVLRSHTWRTARNSAAYLLDDLGPGLDLLDVGCGPGTITVDLAQIVAPGRVVGIDTSVEVLMKASELAVARDVETVSFEQADVHELPYGDASFDVVHAHQVLQHLPDPVSALVEMRRVLRPGGVLAVRDVDYGGMRWFPLVPGLERWLEVYQRVARSHGGEPDAGPRLLSWVRAAGFTDTTVTASTWCYADETTRPWWAGVWADRVRHSRFAEEATRLGLADAGALEDLAQAWRAWGESDDGWFAMVHGEVVARR; encoded by the coding sequence ATGTCCCGCTACATCCACGGCCACGCCGAGAGCGTGCTGCGGTCCCACACCTGGCGCACCGCGCGGAACTCGGCGGCCTACCTGCTGGACGACCTCGGGCCCGGGCTCGACCTGCTCGACGTCGGCTGCGGTCCGGGCACCATCACCGTCGACCTCGCCCAGATCGTCGCCCCCGGGCGCGTGGTCGGGATCGACACGTCGGTCGAGGTGCTGATGAAGGCGTCGGAGCTCGCCGTCGCGCGGGACGTCGAGACGGTCTCGTTCGAGCAGGCCGACGTCCACGAGCTGCCCTACGGCGACGCGAGCTTCGACGTCGTGCACGCGCACCAGGTGCTGCAGCACCTGCCCGACCCGGTCTCGGCGCTCGTGGAGATGCGGCGAGTCCTGCGCCCGGGCGGCGTGCTGGCCGTGCGCGACGTCGACTACGGCGGCATGCGCTGGTTCCCGCTCGTCCCGGGCCTGGAGCGCTGGCTGGAGGTGTACCAGCGGGTGGCGCGGAGCCACGGCGGCGAGCCCGACGCCGGACCGCGGCTGCTCTCCTGGGTCCGGGCCGCCGGGTTCACCGACACGACGGTGACGGCGTCGACGTGGTGCTACGCGGACGAGACGACCCGGCCCTGGTGGGCGGGGGTGTGGGCCGACCGCGTCCGGCACTCGCGGTTCGCGGAGGAGGCGACCCGGCTCGGGCTCGCGGACGCCGGAGCGCTCGAGGACCTGGCGCAGGCCTGGCGAGCCTGGGGCGAGAGCGACGACGGCTGGTTCGCGATGGTGCACGGCGAGGTCGTCGCCCGCCGCTGA
- a CDS encoding 3-methyladenine DNA glycosylase, which yields MTTEVVAPRVPERGVVLDPASWQRLEDDHVTRAERLTAPFRDRRARGATHAVEDFLFTYYPLKPGALARWSPGVGVGLAGAGEHRLAHARWFAEHDGVVALDAVAFRRDRGGAVRFHHRLLGAVTDRPARFDCFGLHEWAMVYGEAAGEHRHALPLRLGEAGTDRVVREHRLQCSHIDAFRFFTDDARPLNSLAPTRETQVDLDQGGCLHVGMDLMKTVVHLGPAVSGDLALATFELAAEIRELDMRASPYDVSSYGLTPVRIEEPAGKAAYVAAQRDLSARAAPIRARLLTVCEAVLAA from the coding sequence GTGACGACCGAGGTGGTCGCGCCGCGTGTTCCGGAGCGCGGCGTCGTCCTCGACCCCGCGAGCTGGCAGCGGCTGGAGGACGACCACGTCACGCGCGCCGAGCGCCTCACCGCCCCCTTCCGCGACCGCCGCGCGCGCGGGGCGACGCACGCCGTCGAGGACTTCCTCTTCACCTACTACCCCCTCAAGCCGGGGGCGCTCGCGCGCTGGAGCCCCGGCGTCGGGGTGGGGCTCGCGGGGGCGGGCGAGCACCGGCTCGCGCACGCGCGCTGGTTCGCGGAGCACGACGGCGTCGTGGCGCTCGACGCCGTCGCGTTCCGCCGGGACCGGGGCGGCGCCGTGCGCTTCCACCACCGGCTGCTGGGCGCCGTGACCGACCGCCCGGCGCGGTTCGACTGCTTCGGGCTGCACGAGTGGGCGATGGTCTACGGCGAGGCCGCTGGTGAGCACCGGCACGCGCTGCCGCTCCGCCTCGGCGAGGCGGGCACCGACCGCGTGGTGCGCGAGCACCGGCTGCAGTGCAGCCACATCGACGCGTTTCGGTTCTTCACCGACGACGCCCGGCCGCTCAACTCGCTCGCGCCGACGCGCGAGACGCAGGTCGACCTCGACCAGGGCGGCTGCCTGCACGTCGGCATGGACCTGATGAAGACGGTCGTCCACCTGGGCCCGGCGGTCTCGGGTGACCTCGCGCTCGCGACCTTCGAGCTCGCCGCCGAGATCCGCGAGCTCGACATGCGGGCCTCGCCCTACGACGTCTCCTCGTACGGGCTGACACCCGTGCGCATCGAGGAGCCGGCCGGGAAGGCGGCCTACGTCGCGGCGCAGCGGGACCTCAGCGCCCGGGCGGCACCGATCCGGGCGCGACTGCTGACCGTCTGCGAGGCCGTGCTGGCGGCGTAA
- a CDS encoding HAD family hydrolase, producing the protein MSAAASSAARLGPVLDGVRAVLLDIDDTLIDTRAAFGTAIDAVAEVYLPHLTTAEVAQALEIWRADAQGFYRRHTAGELSAVEQRRLRAAEVHERFGGPPVDAALFEDWNAIFREGFAAGWRVHDDVVPLLDALDAAGVPFGALTNAPLALSRDKFARTGLGERVAILVTLDTFGVGKPDPRLFREACRLLGTEPGETVYVGDELDVDGVGARRAGLRGVWLDRPGVRRGGVHLEDPAVAREAGVDVVTSLRGLLGE; encoded by the coding sequence GTGAGCGCCGCGGCGTCGTCGGCCGCGCGCCTCGGTCCCGTGCTCGACGGCGTACGCGCCGTCCTGCTCGACATCGACGACACGCTGATCGACACGCGCGCCGCGTTCGGCACGGCGATCGACGCCGTCGCCGAGGTCTACCTCCCGCACCTCACGACGGCGGAGGTCGCCCAGGCGCTCGAGATCTGGCGGGCGGATGCGCAGGGCTTCTACCGGCGGCACACGGCCGGCGAGCTCTCGGCGGTGGAGCAGCGGCGGCTGCGCGCCGCGGAGGTCCACGAGCGCTTCGGCGGACCGCCCGTGGACGCCGCGCTGTTCGAGGACTGGAACGCGATCTTCCGTGAGGGGTTCGCGGCGGGGTGGCGCGTGCACGACGACGTCGTCCCCCTCCTGGACGCGCTGGACGCCGCCGGGGTGCCGTTCGGCGCGCTGACGAACGCACCGCTGGCGCTGTCGCGGGACAAGTTCGCCCGGACGGGTCTGGGGGAGCGGGTGGCGATCCTGGTGACGCTCGACACGTTCGGGGTCGGCAAGCCGGACCCGCGGCTGTTCCGCGAGGCGTGCCGGCTGCTCGGGACCGAGCCGGGCGAGACCGTGTACGTCGGGGACGAGCTCGACGTCGACGGCGTGGGGGCGCGCCGCGCCGGCCTGCGCGGGGTGTGGCTGGACCGGCCGGGCGTGCGGCGCGGTGGCGTGCACCTCGAGGACCCGGCGGTGGCGCGGGAGGCGGGCGTCGACGTCGTGACGAGCCTGCGCGGGCTGCTGGGCGAGTGA
- a CDS encoding ribosomal protein L7/L12 — MGLFSAGDPALERRVVELERQVRELSVRLAALERGGAFPGVSDAPVAAVGRRGAPAWGSPVGYEPSELVIDLLRRNRKIEAIKRVREETGWGLKEAKHTVDRMDGRY, encoded by the coding sequence ATGGGACTCTTCTCCGCCGGTGACCCCGCCCTGGAGCGACGGGTGGTCGAGCTCGAGCGCCAGGTGCGCGAGCTGTCCGTCCGCCTCGCGGCACTCGAACGGGGTGGCGCCTTCCCGGGCGTCTCCGACGCCCCCGTGGCGGCCGTCGGACGTCGGGGCGCACCCGCGTGGGGCTCCCCGGTGGGCTACGAGCCGAGCGAGCTCGTGATCGACCTGCTGCGGCGGAACCGCAAGATCGAGGCGATCAAGCGCGTGCGCGAGGAGACCGGGTGGGGTCTGAAGGAGGCCAAGCACACCGTCGACCGGATGGACGGCCGGTACTGA
- a CDS encoding fumarylacetoacetate hydrolase family protein, with protein sequence MLIARVAVGDDPRYAVVEGEGEDLTYALIAGDPLYAGVERTGQVLPGDAVRVLAPVIPRSKVVGIGRNYAEHAAELGNEVPEAPMVFLKPNTAVIGPDDPIVLPSFSSDVHYEGELAVVISRICKDVPVTRAGDVIFGYTAANDVTARDQGATGPWALKKAFDSSCPLGPYIATDLDPGDLGVRTYLDGEVVQDGSTAQMVRGVHELVAYVSTIFTLLPGDVILTGTPAGVGPMVAGQRVEVEIDGIGRLSNPVLRR encoded by the coding sequence ATGCTGATCGCTCGTGTCGCCGTCGGCGACGACCCCCGTTACGCCGTCGTCGAGGGGGAGGGCGAGGACCTCACCTACGCGCTGATCGCGGGTGACCCGCTCTACGCGGGGGTGGAGCGGACCGGCCAGGTGCTGCCCGGCGACGCGGTGCGCGTGCTCGCGCCGGTCATCCCGCGCTCCAAGGTGGTGGGCATCGGCCGCAACTACGCCGAGCACGCGGCGGAGCTCGGCAACGAGGTCCCCGAGGCGCCGATGGTCTTCCTCAAGCCGAACACGGCCGTCATCGGGCCGGACGACCCGATCGTGCTGCCCTCGTTCTCGAGCGACGTCCACTACGAGGGCGAGCTCGCCGTCGTCATCTCGCGCATCTGCAAGGACGTGCCGGTGACGCGTGCGGGCGACGTGATCTTCGGGTACACCGCCGCGAACGACGTCACCGCGCGCGACCAGGGCGCCACCGGTCCGTGGGCGCTGAAGAAGGCGTTCGACTCCTCGTGCCCGCTCGGCCCGTACATCGCCACCGACCTGGACCCGGGCGACCTCGGCGTGCGCACCTACCTCGACGGTGAGGTCGTGCAGGACGGTTCGACGGCGCAGATGGTGCGCGGCGTGCACGAGCTCGTCGCGTACGTCTCGACGATCTTCACGCTTCTCCCGGGCGACGTGATCCTCACGGGCACGCCGGCCGGCGTCGGCCCGATGGTGGCCGGCCAGCGCGTCGAGGTGGAGATCGACGGCATCGGCCGCCTGTCGAACCCGGTCCTGCGCCGCTGA
- a CDS encoding IMPACT family protein: MTEPPPRDATTEGPTSYTTLRRDVVVEREISRSRFLTFLSPVPDEPAARERIADVRALHPRARHHVTAMILGPRRDLERSNDDGEPSGTGGAPMLDALRAAGVSDVVAIVVRYFGGVLLGTGGLARAYRGGVVDALAQASLRRRTLLRRHAVRASYAQAAAIEAEARRRGWVLEATYGEEVELLIDADPDRTGEVHRVVERASAGAAGVRDVGERWV, from the coding sequence ATGACTGAGCCGCCACCCCGCGACGCGACCACCGAGGGTCCGACGTCCTACACGACGCTGCGGCGCGACGTCGTCGTCGAGCGCGAGATCTCCCGGTCGCGCTTCCTGACCTTCCTCTCCCCCGTCCCCGACGAGCCGGCGGCGCGCGAGCGCATCGCGGACGTGCGAGCGCTGCACCCGCGGGCGCGGCACCACGTCACCGCGATGATCCTGGGTCCGCGGCGCGACCTCGAGCGCAGCAACGACGACGGCGAGCCCTCGGGTACGGGCGGCGCGCCGATGCTGGACGCGCTGCGGGCGGCCGGGGTGAGCGACGTCGTCGCGATCGTGGTGCGGTACTTCGGCGGGGTCCTGCTCGGGACCGGTGGGCTCGCGCGCGCGTACCGCGGCGGGGTCGTCGACGCGCTGGCGCAGGCGAGCCTCCGGCGTCGCACGCTGCTGCGCAGGCACGCCGTCCGGGCCTCCTACGCGCAGGCCGCGGCGATCGAGGCGGAGGCGCGGCGGCGCGGCTGGGTCCTGGAGGCGACCTACGGGGAGGAGGTCGAGCTGCTGATCGACGCCGATCCGGACCGCACCGGCGAGGTGCACCGCGTCGTCGAGCGCGCGAGCGCGGGCGCGGCGGGCGTGCGTGACGTCGGCGAACGCTGGGTGTGA
- a CDS encoding TetR/AcrR family transcriptional regulator, producing the protein MTTTRGVGRPRVASRALLEEAACELFLEQGYAATSVAEVTMRAGVSRSTFFNYFDTKSDLLWTAFDEQVLALAARLRDCSQTDSPRADVERELRVFAADLGPDNVALAFAQESVMGLGEDLRLAAVRRLADVRDAVATHLRGRGATALAAEALGAALAGALLAAVRAWSLRGPGRVALPEVLQEALDGVRALD; encoded by the coding sequence ATGACCACCACACGCGGCGTCGGTCGCCCCCGCGTCGCCTCGCGGGCGCTCCTGGAGGAGGCCGCCTGCGAGCTGTTCCTCGAGCAGGGGTACGCCGCGACGTCGGTGGCCGAGGTGACGATGCGGGCGGGCGTGAGCCGCTCGACCTTCTTCAACTACTTCGACACCAAGAGCGACCTGCTGTGGACCGCGTTCGACGAGCAGGTGCTCGCGCTCGCCGCACGCCTGCGCGACTGCTCGCAGACCGACTCGCCGCGCGCCGACGTCGAGCGGGAGCTGCGCGTCTTCGCGGCGGACCTCGGACCCGACAACGTCGCGCTCGCGTTCGCCCAGGAGTCGGTGATGGGTCTGGGGGAGGACCTGCGCCTCGCCGCGGTGCGCCGCCTCGCGGACGTGCGCGACGCCGTCGCGACCCACCTGCGGGGCCGGGGCGCGACGGCGCTCGCCGCCGAGGCGCTCGGCGCGGCGCTCGCGGGGGCGCTGCTCGCGGCCGTGCGGGCGTGGTCGCTGCGCGGGCCAGGTCGCGTCGCCCTCCCCGAGGTGCTGCAGGAGGCGCTCGACGGCGTGCGCGCGCTCGACTGA